From a region of the Rhipicephalus microplus isolate Deutch F79 chromosome X, USDA_Rmic, whole genome shotgun sequence genome:
- the LOC142775341 gene encoding uncharacterized protein LOC142775341 — translation MPGIRYYRCPRCGSHRFSLKLLFRHMNLAHGHETNWICGLEGCMQTFTVFASYRKHVYRKHDEALGVNRHLQQNVVAERTPSSTETLHGSGCCQEGQKEIPIEDSHRENIDVSSDYVRHLSLMFLKWKEVRRLPESTVNEIANDIILFIASILEDNKLLPNEENTAELKAAYKTQMSKLLTESGRKAHWRNNFPLVEPKTIVLGEMNGKCETMEYVPLRDVLKCILEHPTLSGDFNSVVEMHDHMCSVFDGSAFKNHSFFAGDKSKICLQLYTDEFEVCNPLGSKRGKNKLIAVYFSVLNFNSRYRSALSGINLALLVKDKYVSTYGFSKILAPLLEDVAILENDGIVANGKVMKGSVFILTGDNLSSHRIGGFKASFNQGRICRFCMAVRHEVNYKHLESDYVQRTPEGHQHHLNMLKAGLPAASLYGVKEFSPLLAMQGFDPSQHLPPDLMHDLHEGIIPFTLKYIISSLISQGFFSLEDINKVIVFQLVTKSGSFIYFLEKSLT, via the exons ATGCCTGGGATTCGTTACTATCGCTGCCCACGGTGCGGAAGCCATAGATTTTCACTCAAGTTACTCTTCAGGCATATGAATCTAGCCCATGGTCACGAGACAAATTGGATCTGTGGCCTTGAAGGATGTATGCAGACATTCACAGTCTTTGCTTCATACAGAAAACATGTGTATCGCAAGCATGATGAGGCATTAGGAGTGAACCGGCATCTTCAACAAAATGTTGTTGCGGAAAGAACGCCAAGCAGCACAGAAACACTTCATGGCTCTGGCTGTTGCCAGGAGGGACAAAAAGAAATTCCCATAGAAGATTCCCATAGGGAGAACATTGATGTTTCAAGTGACTATGTACGACATCTCTCCCTAATGTTTTTGAAGTGGAAGGAGGTAAGACGCCTTCCTGAGTCAACGGTTAATGAAATAGCAAATGACATCATCTTATTCATTGCTTCTATCTTAGAGGATAATAAACTTCTGCCGAATGAAGAAAACACTGCGGAGCTAAAAGCAGCGTACAAAACGCAGATGAGCAAGCTCTTGACAGAAAGTGGCCGAAAAGCACACTGGAGAAACAACTTTCCACTTGTTGAGCCCAAAACAATAGTCCTTGGAGAGATGAATGGAAAGTGTGAAACTATGGAGTATGTGCCACTCCGTGACGTGCTGAAGTGTATTTTAGAACATCCTACCCTCTCAGGAGACTTCAACAGTGTTGTCGAGATGCATGATCATATGTGCTCAGTCTTTGATGGTAGTGCTTTTAAGAATCATTCTTTTTTTGCTGGGGACAAGAGCAAGATTTGCCTGCAGTTGTACACAGATGAATTCGAGGTGTGCAACCCTTTGGGGAGCAAAAGGGGAAAGAACAAGTTGATTGCTGTCTACTTTTCTGTGCTAAACTTCAACTCGAGGTATCGCTCGGCGCTTTCGGGCATCAACTTGGCCCTTCTAGTGAAAGACAAATATGTTTCCACATATGGTTTTTCAAAGATCCTTGCGCCATTGCTTGAAGACGTGGCCATATTAGAAAACGATGGCATTGTAGCAAATGGAAAAGTTATGAAGGGGTCTGTTTTCATACTTACTGGGGACAACCTTTCTAGTCACAGAATTGGGGGCTTTAAGGCTTCATTCAATCAAGGAAGGATATGCAGATTCTGTATGGCCGTGCGCCACGAGGTGAACTATAAACATTTAGAAAGTGACTACGTGCAGCGAACGCCGGAAGGGCATCAACATCATTTAAACATGCTGAAAGCAGGGCTGCCAGCTGCATCACTCTATGGTGTCAAGGAGTTTAGCCCACTACTTGCAATGCAAGGATTTGATCCATCGCAACACTTGCCCCCAGACTTGATGCACGACCTACACGAAGGCATCATACCGTTCACACTGAAGTACATTATTTCATCTTTAATTTCACAAGGTTTCTTCTCACTGGAAGATATTAACAAG GTAATTGTGTTCCAGTTGGTAACCAAATCTGGCAGCTTTATTTACTTCTTAGAGAAATCGTTGACATAA